The proteins below are encoded in one region of Drosophila santomea strain STO CAGO 1482 chromosome 2R, Prin_Dsan_1.1, whole genome shotgun sequence:
- the LOC120447096 gene encoding intraflagellar transport protein 88 homolog isoform X2: MTSKSSANGTQILPEPVSEHAAVPPPPPTAAGRPRPPTSQLFSRGNLVSSRATGGDKSGLARPSTAVRAVGYAANCGSAHQRFEQFFLEKAKQQTLSSANAGDAIKEVNPQMKYKNLEGKIVKLLESSIVLAWHSSPNQLLNLDAKLAEALNKAKESFSLDRTLHQFRDQHGENVYHNFDLTYAVFFNLAEQYERNEMHIEALNTYSIMTKNKMFPHVNQLKLNMGNIYYSMGIFQKAVKMYRMALDSVPKNLSQLRLKIRENIGILFIRMGSYSDAATSFEFIMSERASIRCSIHLLLCYFALGDVEKVKLAFRRLCDVQTEATESDMESETNIIKLQQQSEPVQQTGKTDMHQSSDNEEVRGVVIKEEGDGSYEKLNEAVNFVTREKHRYVVQALKKDELAIYTNERRNTVKKSITMIVDLISPFIEDNYNDVKQPRNGLPLR; encoded by the exons ATGACTTCTAAAAGCAGTGCTAACGGAACGCAAATATTACCGGAGCCTGTTTCCGAACATGCAGCAGTGCCGCCACCCCCACCCACGGCGGCGGGAAGACCCAGACCCCCAACATCACAACTTTTTTCA CGCGGCAATCTGGTTAGTAGTCGGGCTACAGGAGGTGATAAATCAGGTCTTGCAAGACCGTCAACAGCCGTTCGGGCTGTGGGCTACGCGGCTAATTGCGGGTCTGCTCATCAAAGGTTCGAACAATTTTTCCTGGAGAAGGCGAAGCAACAAACACTCTCGTCAGCAAACGCTGGGGATGCCATTAAGGAAGTAAA cCCCCAAATGAAGTATAAGAATCTGGAGGGAAAAATTGTGAAGCTTTTGGAGTCGTCAATAGTTTTGGCCTGGCATAGCTCCCCCAATCAATTATTGAACTTGGATGCGAAATTGGCCGAGGCATTGAATAAAGCCAAAGAATCATTCTCATTAGATCGAACATTACACCAATTTCGAGACCAGCATGGTGAAAATGTTTACCACAACTTTGATTTGACATATGCG GTTTTTTTTAATCTCGCGGAGCAATACGAACGCAATGAGATGCACATCGAGGCCCTTAATACCTACAGCATTATGACCAAGAACAAGATGTTTCCACACGTCAATCAGCTAAAACTAAATATGGGTAACATCTACTACAGCATGGGTATTTTCCAAAAGGCGGTTAAAATGTACCGCATGGCCCTTGATTCGGTACCAAAGAACTTAAGTCAGTTGAGACTTAAGATCCGTGAAAACATTGGAATCCTCTTTATCCGCATGGGCTCCTATTCCGATGCTGCTACTAgctttgaatttataatgtCGGAGCGGGCAAGCATTAGGTGTAGCATTCACCTCTTACTCTGCTACTTTGCCTTGGGCGATGTGGAGAAGGTAAAGTTGGCCTTTCGAAGACTTTGTGATGTCCAAACCGAAGCAACGGAATCGGATATGGAGAGTGAGACGAATATCATTAAACTGCAACAGCAATCTGAACCGGTTCAACAAACTGGCAAAACTGACATGCACCAGTCTTCAGACAACGAAGAAGTCAGAGGCGTTGTTATTAAGGAAGAAGGTGACGGTTCTTACGAGAAATTAAACGAGGCCGTAAATTTTGTAACAAGAGAAAAACATCGTTATGTTGTCCAAGCTCTTAAGAAAGACGAGCTTGCCATATATACCAATGAACGCCGGAATACCGTTAAAAAATCTATTACAATGATTGTGGATTTAATATCACCTTTTATCGAAGATAACTATAATGATG